A portion of the Hylaeus volcanicus isolate JK05 unplaced genomic scaffold, UHH_iyHylVolc1.0_haploid 12237, whole genome shotgun sequence genome contains these proteins:
- the LOC128884190 gene encoding ATP-dependent RNA helicase DHX33-like isoform X1 produces MLLNKFSNLNKQSKENFHELRTSRKNTQVLGELHNELPEKFNANTCANRVYVKKSDKDPTQVPISRISEYLPVWQKKSEIIQSIQNNRVTMIVGETGSGKTTQLPQMLLEHFCQSKTMLGSSYTRSTIAITQPRRIAAISLANRVSHELKTYSRSRGFDHILQRDLNGESIEDEKTDIFDIGGIVGYAVRFQSKVSKKTRIKFVTDGIILREALINPLLSHYRIIIIDEAHERSVQTDTFLSFLKLLLERRKNLHIVIMSATLDYHSFTSFFGQGNVLMIPGRQHPVKIYQMCSSTNDPLDVLVDTIVQIHVSRDSKGDILAFLPGQEEIHAVLSLLHARSENLNNAFSQFTKWRSVIKKFKRVFQGQKKALNEFFLNPWYLKEDVIMSPPDFVPDNLPKCVSKSLRKCLSWFSSEDFIVLLKFRSAFLLYASQNKLGNVFDTCTPLDLIDSLVLKPSSFIVDETKTNDLVTEVFKDQIESFSIEGQCSMLIIPLYGSLPHEKQQLAFVPSTVGQRKIILSTNIAETSLTIPGITYVVDTGLYKKKVYNPFFGIEILKIEKISRAMANQRAGRAGREAPGECFRLYTEDNYFEMPVHLDPPIKNSDLTQVVLQLKLLGVTDVCKFPFISPPSDTLLKKAQDCLKKLGGINSSGITELGKRLSAFPLSPVYAKFLLDSIELKCTAEVLTLVSLLTTENILSSSWKCFKDKMCVENNEITTDLDGVPFKLAKKKVTSIYGDHLTLLNAYMMWSQITSTSKRISFCKIFGLNHANLCKARNIRNQLKAILLGPSIGLNAIASCLISTQSNLQHVENEGPDCIRRCLVKSFPSNIARLESVLCNNETSSQTSSVSTKYFIEESRIPVYIHPFSCLFKNGKKPEYIVFTDLVETTKLYARNVTSIESCWVHEYHPQLMGKNQLTSLSKTPQSFKFHDTFSKENSVDLKESFRTKKTNNAASLDLHHSRSRWKKGLAKTNEKRLPLRQSGDISWLSRVLNCQK; encoded by the exons atgttactgAACAAATTTAGTAACCTTAATAAGcaatctaaagaaaattttcatgaGTTGAGAACATCGAGAAAGAATACTCAGGTTTTGGGCGAATTACACAATGAGCTGCCTGAAAAATTTAACGCTAATACTTGTGCGAACCGAGTTTACGTGAAGAAAAGTGACAAGGATCCAACGCAAGTCCCTATCAGCAGAATTTCTGAATATTTACCAGTGTGGCAAAAAAAGTCTGAAATTATTCAATCCATTCAAAATAATAGAGTAACGATGATTGTAGGTGAAACGGGTTCTGGTAAAACGACACAGCTTCCCCAAATGCTTTTAGAACATTTTTGTCAAAGTAAAACCATGTTGGGTTCATCCTACACCCGTTCAACTATCGCAATAACCCAACCACGGCGTATAGCCGCTATAAGTTTAGCTAATCGAGTTTCGCACGAACTAAAAACCTATTCACGTTCTCGTGGTTTCGATCACATACTTCAACGGGACCTGAATGGTGAATCTATTGAAGATGAAAAGAcggatatttttgatattggAGGGATTGTTGGATATGCTGTAAGATTTCAAAGCAAAGTGTCTAAAAAAACACgcataaaatttgtaactGATGGTATCATTTTACGAGAAGCCTTAATTAACCCGCTTCTTAGCCACTATCGCATTATCATTATCGACGAAGCTCATGAACGCTCTGTTCAGACAGATACTTTTCttagttttttaaaacttttacttGAACGTCGTAAAAACCTTCATATAGTTATCATGTCAGCAACCTTAGACTACCATtcatttacttctttttttggaCAAGGAAATGTTCTAATGATTCCTGGTCGTCAGCATCCAGtgaaaatttatcaaatgtGTTCTTCGACAAATGACCCTTTAGAT GTTCTAGTTGATACCATTGTTCAAATTCACGTTAGCCGAGACTCTAAAGGAGATATTTTGGCTTTTCTGCCTGGACag GAAGAGATTCACGCTGTTTTATCTCTCCTTCATGCAAGAAGTGAAAACTTGAATAATGCGTTTAGCCAATTCACCAAATGGCGCAGTGTGATAAAAAAGTTCAAGCGTGTATTTCAAGGTCAAAAGAAAgcattaaacgaattttttttaaaccctTGGTATCTCAAAGAAGATGTCATTATGTCACCGCCAGATTTCGTGCCAGACAATCTTCCGAAATGTGTTTCAAAATCATTAAGGAAATGTTTATCGTGGTTTAGTAGTGAAGATTTTATTGTGCTATTAAAATTCCGTTCAGCATTTCTTCTCTACGCATCCCAAAATAAGCTTGGAAACGTTTTCGATACGTGCACACCACTTGACCTTATTGATTCACTTGTGTTAAAACCGTCCTCCTTCATTGTTgatgaaacaaaaacgaaCGATTTGGTGACTGAGGTTTTTAAAGATCAAATAGAATCTTTTTCTATTGAAGGACAATGTTCAATGCTAATTATACCTCTTTATGGTTCTTTACCACATGAAAAACAACAACTGGCTTTTGTTCCTTCTACTGTTGGACAACGCAAA ATCATCTTGTCAACAAATATTGCAGAAACATCGTTAACGATTCCTGGTATAACGTACGTTGTTGACACTGgcctttataaaaaaaaggtttaCAATCCATTTtttggaattgaaattttgaagattgaaaaaatttcaagagCCATGGCGAATCAAAGAGCTGGAAGAGCAGGGCGTGAAGCTCCag GTGAATGTTTTCGATTGTATActgaagataattattttgagaTGCCc GTCCATTTAGATCcaccaattaaaaattctgatttgaCACAAGTAGTTCTCCAGCTTAAG CTACTTGGTGTGACTGATGTGTGTAAATTTCCTTTCATATCTCCGCCTAGTGATACCTTATTAAAGAAAGCTCAGGACtgtttaaaaaa ACTAGGAGGAATCAATTCAAGCGGTATTACAGAATTGGGAAAACGTTTATCGGCTTTTCCTTTGAGTCCAGTTTACGCCAAATTTTTACTTGATAGTATCGAATTGAAGTGCACAGCAGag GTTTTAACATTAGTTTCCTTATTAacgacagaaaatattttgtcttctTCTTGGAAATGTTTTAAAGACAAAATGTGTGTTGAAAATAACGAGATTACAACGGATTTGGACGGTGTACCTTTCAAGCtagcaaaaaaaaaggttacaTCAATTTATGGGGACCATCTAACACTTTTAAATGCTTATATGATGTGGTCCCAAATCACTTCTACTTCAAaacgtatttctttttgtaaaatttttggGTTAAATCATGCAAATTTGTGCAAAGCACGAAACATTCGAAATCAGTTGaag gCAATCTTATTAGGACCGTCTATTGGACTGAATGCCATTGCAAGTTGTCTTATATCAACCCAATCAAATTTACAACATGTTGAAAACGAAGGTCCGGATTGTATTCGACGTTGTTTAGTTAAAAGTTTTCCGTCAAATATCGCTCGACTTGAGTCTGTTTTATGTAATAATGAAACATCTTCACAAACATCATCTGTTTcaacaaagtattttatagag GAATCTCGCATTCCGGTTTATATTCATCCCTTTTCTTGTCTTttcaaaaatggaaaaaaaccAGA atATATTGTTTTCACTGATCTTGTGGAAACAACAAAACTATACGCAAGAAATGTTACGTCTATTGAGTCATGTTGGGTTCATGAATACCATCCTCAACTGATGGGGAAAAACCAGCTAACTAGTCTTTCTAAAACACCCCAgtcgtttaaatttcatgaCACATTCTCAAAGGAAAATTCAGTCGACCTAAAAGAATCATTCCGTACCAAGAAAACAAACAATGCTGCTTCATTGGATTTACATCATTCGCGTTCTCGTTGGAAAAAAGGTTTAGcaaaaacgaatgaaaaacgtTTACCCCTACGGCAAAGTGGGGATATTTCCTGGTTAAGTCGTGTTTTAAattgtcaaaaataa
- the LOC128884190 gene encoding putative pre-mRNA-splicing factor ATP-dependent RNA helicase PRP1 isoform X3: MLLNKFSNLNKQSKENFHELRTSRKNTQVLGELHNELPEKFNANTCANRVYVKKSDKDPTQVPISRISEYLPVWQKKSEIIQSIQNNRVTMIVGETGSGKTTQLPQMLLEHFCQSKTMLGSSYTRSTIAITQPRRIAAISLANRVSHELKTYSRSRGFDHILQRDLNGESIEDEKTDIFDIGGIVGYAVRFQSKVSKKTRIKFVTDGIILREALINPLLSHYRIIIIDEAHERSVQTDTFLSFLKLLLERRKNLHIVIMSATLDYHSFTSFFGQGNVLMIPGRQHPVKIYQMCSSTNDPLDVLVDTIVQIHVSRDSKGDILAFLPGQEEIHAVLSLLHARSENLNNAFSQFTKWRSVIKKFKRVFQGQKKALNEFFLNPWYLKEDVIMSPPDFVPDNLPKCVSKSLRKCLSWFSSEDFIVLLKFRSAFLLYASQNKLGNVFDTCTPLDLIDSLVLKPSSFIVDETKTNDLVTEVFKDQIESFSIEGQCSMLIIPLYGSLPHEKQQLAFVPSTVGQRKIILSTNIAETSLTIPGITYVVDTGLYKKKVYNPFFGIEILKIEKISRAMANQRAGRAGREAPGECFRLYTEDNYFEMPVHLDPPIKNSDLTQVVLQLKLLGVTDVCKFPFISPPSDTLLKKAQDCLKKLGGINSSGITELGKRLSAFPLSPVYAKFLLDSIELKCTAEVLTLVSLLTTENILSSSWKCFKDKMCVENNEITTDLDGVPFKLAKKKVTSIYGDHLTLLNAYMMWSQITSTSKRISFCKIFGLNHANLCKARNIRNQLKDRLLD, from the exons atgttactgAACAAATTTAGTAACCTTAATAAGcaatctaaagaaaattttcatgaGTTGAGAACATCGAGAAAGAATACTCAGGTTTTGGGCGAATTACACAATGAGCTGCCTGAAAAATTTAACGCTAATACTTGTGCGAACCGAGTTTACGTGAAGAAAAGTGACAAGGATCCAACGCAAGTCCCTATCAGCAGAATTTCTGAATATTTACCAGTGTGGCAAAAAAAGTCTGAAATTATTCAATCCATTCAAAATAATAGAGTAACGATGATTGTAGGTGAAACGGGTTCTGGTAAAACGACACAGCTTCCCCAAATGCTTTTAGAACATTTTTGTCAAAGTAAAACCATGTTGGGTTCATCCTACACCCGTTCAACTATCGCAATAACCCAACCACGGCGTATAGCCGCTATAAGTTTAGCTAATCGAGTTTCGCACGAACTAAAAACCTATTCACGTTCTCGTGGTTTCGATCACATACTTCAACGGGACCTGAATGGTGAATCTATTGAAGATGAAAAGAcggatatttttgatattggAGGGATTGTTGGATATGCTGTAAGATTTCAAAGCAAAGTGTCTAAAAAAACACgcataaaatttgtaactGATGGTATCATTTTACGAGAAGCCTTAATTAACCCGCTTCTTAGCCACTATCGCATTATCATTATCGACGAAGCTCATGAACGCTCTGTTCAGACAGATACTTTTCttagttttttaaaacttttacttGAACGTCGTAAAAACCTTCATATAGTTATCATGTCAGCAACCTTAGACTACCATtcatttacttctttttttggaCAAGGAAATGTTCTAATGATTCCTGGTCGTCAGCATCCAGtgaaaatttatcaaatgtGTTCTTCGACAAATGACCCTTTAGAT GTTCTAGTTGATACCATTGTTCAAATTCACGTTAGCCGAGACTCTAAAGGAGATATTTTGGCTTTTCTGCCTGGACag GAAGAGATTCACGCTGTTTTATCTCTCCTTCATGCAAGAAGTGAAAACTTGAATAATGCGTTTAGCCAATTCACCAAATGGCGCAGTGTGATAAAAAAGTTCAAGCGTGTATTTCAAGGTCAAAAGAAAgcattaaacgaattttttttaaaccctTGGTATCTCAAAGAAGATGTCATTATGTCACCGCCAGATTTCGTGCCAGACAATCTTCCGAAATGTGTTTCAAAATCATTAAGGAAATGTTTATCGTGGTTTAGTAGTGAAGATTTTATTGTGCTATTAAAATTCCGTTCAGCATTTCTTCTCTACGCATCCCAAAATAAGCTTGGAAACGTTTTCGATACGTGCACACCACTTGACCTTATTGATTCACTTGTGTTAAAACCGTCCTCCTTCATTGTTgatgaaacaaaaacgaaCGATTTGGTGACTGAGGTTTTTAAAGATCAAATAGAATCTTTTTCTATTGAAGGACAATGTTCAATGCTAATTATACCTCTTTATGGTTCTTTACCACATGAAAAACAACAACTGGCTTTTGTTCCTTCTACTGTTGGACAACGCAAA ATCATCTTGTCAACAAATATTGCAGAAACATCGTTAACGATTCCTGGTATAACGTACGTTGTTGACACTGgcctttataaaaaaaaggtttaCAATCCATTTtttggaattgaaattttgaagattgaaaaaatttcaagagCCATGGCGAATCAAAGAGCTGGAAGAGCAGGGCGTGAAGCTCCag GTGAATGTTTTCGATTGTATActgaagataattattttgagaTGCCc GTCCATTTAGATCcaccaattaaaaattctgatttgaCACAAGTAGTTCTCCAGCTTAAG CTACTTGGTGTGACTGATGTGTGTAAATTTCCTTTCATATCTCCGCCTAGTGATACCTTATTAAAGAAAGCTCAGGACtgtttaaaaaa ACTAGGAGGAATCAATTCAAGCGGTATTACAGAATTGGGAAAACGTTTATCGGCTTTTCCTTTGAGTCCAGTTTACGCCAAATTTTTACTTGATAGTATCGAATTGAAGTGCACAGCAGag GTTTTAACATTAGTTTCCTTATTAacgacagaaaatattttgtcttctTCTTGGAAATGTTTTAAAGACAAAATGTGTGTTGAAAATAACGAGATTACAACGGATTTGGACGGTGTACCTTTCAAGCtagcaaaaaaaaaggttacaTCAATTTATGGGGACCATCTAACACTTTTAAATGCTTATATGATGTGGTCCCAAATCACTTCTACTTCAAaacgtatttctttttgtaaaatttttggGTTAAATCATGCAAATTTGTGCAAAGCACGAAACATTCGAAATCAGTTGaag GACCGTCTATTGGACTGA
- the LOC128884190 gene encoding ATP-dependent RNA helicase DHX33-like isoform X2, with protein MLGSSYTRSTIAITQPRRIAAISLANRVSHELKTYSRSRGFDHILQRDLNGESIEDEKTDIFDIGGIVGYAVRFQSKVSKKTRIKFVTDGIILREALINPLLSHYRIIIIDEAHERSVQTDTFLSFLKLLLERRKNLHIVIMSATLDYHSFTSFFGQGNVLMIPGRQHPVKIYQMCSSTNDPLDVLVDTIVQIHVSRDSKGDILAFLPGQEEIHAVLSLLHARSENLNNAFSQFTKWRSVIKKFKRVFQGQKKALNEFFLNPWYLKEDVIMSPPDFVPDNLPKCVSKSLRKCLSWFSSEDFIVLLKFRSAFLLYASQNKLGNVFDTCTPLDLIDSLVLKPSSFIVDETKTNDLVTEVFKDQIESFSIEGQCSMLIIPLYGSLPHEKQQLAFVPSTVGQRKIILSTNIAETSLTIPGITYVVDTGLYKKKVYNPFFGIEILKIEKISRAMANQRAGRAGREAPGECFRLYTEDNYFEMPVHLDPPIKNSDLTQVVLQLKLLGVTDVCKFPFISPPSDTLLKKAQDCLKKLGGINSSGITELGKRLSAFPLSPVYAKFLLDSIELKCTAEVLTLVSLLTTENILSSSWKCFKDKMCVENNEITTDLDGVPFKLAKKKVTSIYGDHLTLLNAYMMWSQITSTSKRISFCKIFGLNHANLCKARNIRNQLKAILLGPSIGLNAIASCLISTQSNLQHVENEGPDCIRRCLVKSFPSNIARLESVLCNNETSSQTSSVSTKYFIEESRIPVYIHPFSCLFKNGKKPEYIVFTDLVETTKLYARNVTSIESCWVHEYHPQLMGKNQLTSLSKTPQSFKFHDTFSKENSVDLKESFRTKKTNNAASLDLHHSRSRWKKGLAKTNEKRLPLRQSGDISWLSRVLNCQK; from the exons ATGTTGGGTTCATCCTACACCCGTTCAACTATCGCAATAACCCAACCACGGCGTATAGCCGCTATAAGTTTAGCTAATCGAGTTTCGCACGAACTAAAAACCTATTCACGTTCTCGTGGTTTCGATCACATACTTCAACGGGACCTGAATGGTGAATCTATTGAAGATGAAAAGAcggatatttttgatattggAGGGATTGTTGGATATGCTGTAAGATTTCAAAGCAAAGTGTCTAAAAAAACACgcataaaatttgtaactGATGGTATCATTTTACGAGAAGCCTTAATTAACCCGCTTCTTAGCCACTATCGCATTATCATTATCGACGAAGCTCATGAACGCTCTGTTCAGACAGATACTTTTCttagttttttaaaacttttacttGAACGTCGTAAAAACCTTCATATAGTTATCATGTCAGCAACCTTAGACTACCATtcatttacttctttttttggaCAAGGAAATGTTCTAATGATTCCTGGTCGTCAGCATCCAGtgaaaatttatcaaatgtGTTCTTCGACAAATGACCCTTTAGAT GTTCTAGTTGATACCATTGTTCAAATTCACGTTAGCCGAGACTCTAAAGGAGATATTTTGGCTTTTCTGCCTGGACag GAAGAGATTCACGCTGTTTTATCTCTCCTTCATGCAAGAAGTGAAAACTTGAATAATGCGTTTAGCCAATTCACCAAATGGCGCAGTGTGATAAAAAAGTTCAAGCGTGTATTTCAAGGTCAAAAGAAAgcattaaacgaattttttttaaaccctTGGTATCTCAAAGAAGATGTCATTATGTCACCGCCAGATTTCGTGCCAGACAATCTTCCGAAATGTGTTTCAAAATCATTAAGGAAATGTTTATCGTGGTTTAGTAGTGAAGATTTTATTGTGCTATTAAAATTCCGTTCAGCATTTCTTCTCTACGCATCCCAAAATAAGCTTGGAAACGTTTTCGATACGTGCACACCACTTGACCTTATTGATTCACTTGTGTTAAAACCGTCCTCCTTCATTGTTgatgaaacaaaaacgaaCGATTTGGTGACTGAGGTTTTTAAAGATCAAATAGAATCTTTTTCTATTGAAGGACAATGTTCAATGCTAATTATACCTCTTTATGGTTCTTTACCACATGAAAAACAACAACTGGCTTTTGTTCCTTCTACTGTTGGACAACGCAAA ATCATCTTGTCAACAAATATTGCAGAAACATCGTTAACGATTCCTGGTATAACGTACGTTGTTGACACTGgcctttataaaaaaaaggtttaCAATCCATTTtttggaattgaaattttgaagattgaaaaaatttcaagagCCATGGCGAATCAAAGAGCTGGAAGAGCAGGGCGTGAAGCTCCag GTGAATGTTTTCGATTGTATActgaagataattattttgagaTGCCc GTCCATTTAGATCcaccaattaaaaattctgatttgaCACAAGTAGTTCTCCAGCTTAAG CTACTTGGTGTGACTGATGTGTGTAAATTTCCTTTCATATCTCCGCCTAGTGATACCTTATTAAAGAAAGCTCAGGACtgtttaaaaaa ACTAGGAGGAATCAATTCAAGCGGTATTACAGAATTGGGAAAACGTTTATCGGCTTTTCCTTTGAGTCCAGTTTACGCCAAATTTTTACTTGATAGTATCGAATTGAAGTGCACAGCAGag GTTTTAACATTAGTTTCCTTATTAacgacagaaaatattttgtcttctTCTTGGAAATGTTTTAAAGACAAAATGTGTGTTGAAAATAACGAGATTACAACGGATTTGGACGGTGTACCTTTCAAGCtagcaaaaaaaaaggttacaTCAATTTATGGGGACCATCTAACACTTTTAAATGCTTATATGATGTGGTCCCAAATCACTTCTACTTCAAaacgtatttctttttgtaaaatttttggGTTAAATCATGCAAATTTGTGCAAAGCACGAAACATTCGAAATCAGTTGaag gCAATCTTATTAGGACCGTCTATTGGACTGAATGCCATTGCAAGTTGTCTTATATCAACCCAATCAAATTTACAACATGTTGAAAACGAAGGTCCGGATTGTATTCGACGTTGTTTAGTTAAAAGTTTTCCGTCAAATATCGCTCGACTTGAGTCTGTTTTATGTAATAATGAAACATCTTCACAAACATCATCTGTTTcaacaaagtattttatagag GAATCTCGCATTCCGGTTTATATTCATCCCTTTTCTTGTCTTttcaaaaatggaaaaaaaccAGA atATATTGTTTTCACTGATCTTGTGGAAACAACAAAACTATACGCAAGAAATGTTACGTCTATTGAGTCATGTTGGGTTCATGAATACCATCCTCAACTGATGGGGAAAAACCAGCTAACTAGTCTTTCTAAAACACCCCAgtcgtttaaatttcatgaCACATTCTCAAAGGAAAATTCAGTCGACCTAAAAGAATCATTCCGTACCAAGAAAACAAACAATGCTGCTTCATTGGATTTACATCATTCGCGTTCTCGTTGGAAAAAAGGTTTAGcaaaaacgaatgaaaaacgtTTACCCCTACGGCAAAGTGGGGATATTTCCTGGTTAAGTCGTGTTTTAAattgtcaaaaataa
- the LOC128884193 gene encoding ubiquinone biosynthesis O-methyltransferase-like isoform X2, producing the protein MNVNSMTIRVPFICHSIRQHLSKSIQECYILDAGCGGGYLAETLALKGATVLGIDTSAGAIEVAKKHFEEHVLTNSASKMSPCKELQRLDYKKYDIFDLLPLNISFDVIVASEVIEHIRQPANFLSACSKLLKPNGLLILTTPNRNFLSYLLIVFLGEYVLKLLPKNTHEYKMFFKPKELQSLVQRTCGLKCLNYTGSFYIPWPINMWVREPLGLVNYMMCFQKPFKKI; encoded by the exons ATGAATGTAAATTCTATGACAA ttAGAGTTCCGTTTATATGCCATAGTATTCGGCAACACCTTTcgaaaagtatacaagaatgTTACATACTGGATGCTGGTTGCGGTGGAGGATATTTGGCGGAAACACTTGCGTTGAAAGGCGCAACAGTTCTTGGAATTGATACATCGGCTGGAGCTATtgaa gttgctaaaaaacattttgaagAACATGTTTTGACAAATTCTGCTTCAAAAATGTCTCCATGCAAAGAATTACAAAGATTAGACTATAAAAAGTATGACATTTTTGATCTTCTACCACTTAATATATCGTTTGATGTGATTGTCGCCTCTGAAGTTATTGAGCATATACGACAACCAGCTAACTTTCTATCAGCTTGTTCAAAGCTTTTAAAACCAAACGGATTATTGATTTTAACAACCCCGAACCGCAATTTCCTGTCGTATTTACTTATTGTTTTTTTAGGTGAGTACGTTTTAAAACTTCTACCAAAG aatacgcatgaatataaaatgttttttaagcCGAAGGAATTACAAAGTCTTGTGCAACGTACGTGTGGGctgaaatgtttgaattacACTGGTTCTTTTTACATTCCGTGGCCCATCAATATGTGGGTACGAGAACCGTTGGGTCTAGTGAATTATATGATGTGTTTTCAAAAGCCTTTCAAAAAGATTTAA
- the LOC128884193 gene encoding ubiquinone biosynthesis O-methyltransferase-like isoform X1: protein MDECKFYDKYSETTWWNSKHPFWPLNLYNKVRVPFICHSIRQHLSKSIQECYILDAGCGGGYLAETLALKGATVLGIDTSAGAIEVAKKHFEEHVLTNSASKMSPCKELQRLDYKKYDIFDLLPLNISFDVIVASEVIEHIRQPANFLSACSKLLKPNGLLILTTPNRNFLSYLLIVFLGEYVLKLLPKNTHEYKMFFKPKELQSLVQRTCGLKCLNYTGSFYIPWPINMWVREPLGLVNYMMCFQKPFKKI, encoded by the exons ATGGATGAATGTAAATTCTATGACAAGTATTCCGAAACGACATGGTGGAACTCAAAACACCCTTTTTGGCctttgaatttgtataataaagttAGAGTTCCGTTTATATGCCATAGTATTCGGCAACACCTTTcgaaaagtatacaagaatgTTACATACTGGATGCTGGTTGCGGTGGAGGATATTTGGCGGAAACACTTGCGTTGAAAGGCGCAACAGTTCTTGGAATTGATACATCGGCTGGAGCTATtgaa gttgctaaaaaacattttgaagAACATGTTTTGACAAATTCTGCTTCAAAAATGTCTCCATGCAAAGAATTACAAAGATTAGACTATAAAAAGTATGACATTTTTGATCTTCTACCACTTAATATATCGTTTGATGTGATTGTCGCCTCTGAAGTTATTGAGCATATACGACAACCAGCTAACTTTCTATCAGCTTGTTCAAAGCTTTTAAAACCAAACGGATTATTGATTTTAACAACCCCGAACCGCAATTTCCTGTCGTATTTACTTATTGTTTTTTTAGGTGAGTACGTTTTAAAACTTCTACCAAAG aatacgcatgaatataaaatgttttttaagcCGAAGGAATTACAAAGTCTTGTGCAACGTACGTGTGGGctgaaatgtttgaattacACTGGTTCTTTTTACATTCCGTGGCCCATCAATATGTGGGTACGAGAACCGTTGGGTCTAGTGAATTATATGATGTGTTTTCAAAAGCCTTTCAAAAAGATTTAA